A window from Triticum aestivum cultivar Chinese Spring chromosome 6D, IWGSC CS RefSeq v2.1, whole genome shotgun sequence encodes these proteins:
- the LOC123144139 gene encoding uncharacterized protein isoform X1: MVASTEVVASSLLPFCPAEQGTGGYKSTQETIRSSSSMPPCVAGCHVAAVEAAAGDRGRDGDANRLQRAARRLLLHGGQVRRAAVPRLRAHAPGLQGRLRRHGGQAPLLRPRLRDARPSLVEDVRQGLLPQGKVKAGHEYDDATFERIFGQIYAAFGSPAPYSVFPDARPFLRWLRGEGIMAGVVTNADCRYRDVVLPALGLNQGSEWDFGVFSGVAGVEKPDRRIYEMALEAAGGVAPEEALHIGDSMSKDYAPARAVGMHALLLDRFGTADAERWRRSGAVVLPDLVSAREWLTRDPPAAHGGTNNAWAE, from the exons ATGGTTGCTTCCACAGAGGTGGTAGCGTCTTCCTTGCTCCCGTTTTGCCCCGCAGAACAAGGCACTGGTGGTTATAAGTCGACCCAAGAAACCATCCGATCCTCTTCTTCTATGCCTCCGTGCGTCGCCGGCTGCCATGTCGCTGCTGTCGAGGCTGCGGCTGGTGACCGTGGACGTGACGGGGACGCTAATCGCCTACAGAGGGCAGCTCGGCGACTACTACTGCACGGCGGCCAGGTCCGCCGGGCTGCCGTGCCCCGGCTACGCGCGCATGCACCAGGCCTTCAAGGCCGCCTACGCCGACATGGCGGCCAAGCACCCCTGCTTCGGCCACGCCTCCGGGATGCCCGACCATCGCTGGTGGAGGACGTGCGTCAGGGACTCCTTCCTCAGGGTAAGGTGAAG GCAGGACACGAGTACGACGATGCCACATTTGAGCGGATCTTCGGGCAAATCTACGCCGCCTTCGGCTCCCCCGCCCCGTACTCGGTGTTCCCCGACGCGCGGCCCTTCCTCCGGTGGCTGCGCGGCGAGGGGATCATGGCCGGGGTCGTCACCAACGCGGACTGCCGCTACAGGGACGTCGTGCTGCCCGCGCTGGGGCTGAACCAG GGGTCCGAGTGGGACTTCGGGGTGTTCTCGGGCGTCGCCGGCGTCGAGAAGCCCGACCGGAGGATCTACGAGATGGCGCTGGAGGCGGCGGGGGGCGTGGCGCCGGAGGAGGCGCTGCACATCGGCGACAGCATGAGCAAGGACTACGCGCCGGCCCGGGCCGTCGggatgcacgcgctgctgctgGACAGGTTCGGGACCGCCGACGCCGAGAGGTGGCGGCGGTCCGGCGCGGTGGTGCTCCCTGACCTCGTCTCTGCCCGGGAGTGGCTCACCCGGGACCCCCCTGCCGCGCATGGAGGAACCAACAACGCCTGGGCGGAGTAG
- the LOC123144139 gene encoding haloacid dehalogenase-like hydrolase domain-containing protein 3 isoform X2: MSLLSRLRLVTVDVTGTLIAYRGQLGDYYCTAARSAGLPCPGYARMHQAFKAAYADMAAKHPCFGHASGMPDHRWWRTCVRDSFLRAGHEYDDATFERIFGQIYAAFGSPAPYSVFPDARPFLRWLRGEGIMAGVVTNADCRYRDVVLPALGLNQGSEWDFGVFSGVAGVEKPDRRIYEMALEAAGGVAPEEALHIGDSMSKDYAPARAVGMHALLLDRFGTADAERWRRSGAVVLPDLVSAREWLTRDPPAAHGGTNNAWAE, encoded by the exons ATGTCGCTGCTGTCGAGGCTGCGGCTGGTGACCGTGGACGTGACGGGGACGCTAATCGCCTACAGAGGGCAGCTCGGCGACTACTACTGCACGGCGGCCAGGTCCGCCGGGCTGCCGTGCCCCGGCTACGCGCGCATGCACCAGGCCTTCAAGGCCGCCTACGCCGACATGGCGGCCAAGCACCCCTGCTTCGGCCACGCCTCCGGGATGCCCGACCATCGCTGGTGGAGGACGTGCGTCAGGGACTCCTTCCTCAGG GCAGGACACGAGTACGACGATGCCACATTTGAGCGGATCTTCGGGCAAATCTACGCCGCCTTCGGCTCCCCCGCCCCGTACTCGGTGTTCCCCGACGCGCGGCCCTTCCTCCGGTGGCTGCGCGGCGAGGGGATCATGGCCGGGGTCGTCACCAACGCGGACTGCCGCTACAGGGACGTCGTGCTGCCCGCGCTGGGGCTGAACCAG GGGTCCGAGTGGGACTTCGGGGTGTTCTCGGGCGTCGCCGGCGTCGAGAAGCCCGACCGGAGGATCTACGAGATGGCGCTGGAGGCGGCGGGGGGCGTGGCGCCGGAGGAGGCGCTGCACATCGGCGACAGCATGAGCAAGGACTACGCGCCGGCCCGGGCCGTCGggatgcacgcgctgctgctgGACAGGTTCGGGACCGCCGACGCCGAGAGGTGGCGGCGGTCCGGCGCGGTGGTGCTCCCTGACCTCGTCTCTGCCCGGGAGTGGCTCACCCGGGACCCCCCTGCCGCGCATGGAGGAACCAACAACGCCTGGGCGGAGTAG
- the LOC123144138 gene encoding choline-phosphate cytidylyltransferase 2 has protein sequence MADAKAEAARQAQVPQSSQEEEEDWKEAEGDVEVADRSTSNGGGAGEGITDRPIRVYADGIYDLFHFGHARSLEQAKKSFPNAYLLVGCCNDELTHQYKGRTVMTEDERYESLRHCKWVDEVIPDAPWVVTEEFLNKHNIDFVAHDSLPYHDASGASNDVYEFVKKLGKFKETKRTEGISTSDIIMRIVKDYNEYVMRNLARGYSRNDLGVSYVKEKRLRVNMGLKTLRDKVKQHQEKVGEKWSTVAKLQEEWVENADRWVVGFLEKFEEGCHSMGTAIKERIQERLKEAQSRDFSLLQYDSDDFDDFEEEDDEVAKDAKYVKE, from the exons ATGGCCGACGCGAAGGccgaggcggcgaggcaggcgcaGGTGCCGCAGTCctcccaggaggaggaggaggactggaaggAGGCCGAGGGGGACGTCGAGGTTGCGGACAGGTCCACGAGCaatggcggcggcgccggcgaggggatCACGGACAGGCCGATCCGGGTATACGCCGACGGCATCTACGACCTCTTCCACTTCGGCCACGCGCGCTCGCTCGAGCAGGCCAAGAAATC ATTCCCTAATGCATATCTTCTTGTCGGGTGCTGCAATGATGAGTTGACACatcaatacaaaggaagaactgtcATGACAGAGGACGAGAGATATGAATCACTTCGCCATTGCAA GTGGGTTGATGAAGTCATTCCTGACGCTCCGTGGGTAGTAACAGAAGAGTTCTTGAACAAGCATAACATCGATTTTGTTGCACATGATTCTCTGCC GTATCATGATGCTAGTGGAGCTAGTAATGATGTCTATGAATTT GTAAAAAAGCTTGGTAAATTTAAGGAGACCAAGCGCACAGAAGGAATATCAACCTCAGACATTATAATGAGGATTGTTAAAGATTATAATGAGTATGTTATGCGCAATCTGGCCAGGGGGTACAGCAGAAATGATCTTGGTGTCAGCTATGTCAAG GAAAAACGACTAAGAGTTAATATGGGATTGAAAACCCTGCGTGACAAAGTGAAGCAGCACCAAGAAAAAGTAGGGGAGAAG TGGAGTACAGTGGCAAAACTCCAGGAAGAGTGGGTTGAAAACGCAGATCGCTGGGTTGTTGGTTTTCTAGAGAAATTCGAGGAAGGTTGCCATTCAATG GGAACTGCCATCAAGGAAAGAATCCAGGAAAGGCTGAAGGAGGCGCAGTCTAGGGACTTCAGCCTTCTACAATACGACAGTGACGACTTTGACGACTTTGAAGAAGAAGACGATGAAGTTGCCAAAGATGCCAAATACGTGAAAGAATAG